One window from the genome of Aricia agestis chromosome 22, ilAriAges1.1, whole genome shotgun sequence encodes:
- the LOC121738235 gene encoding uncharacterized protein LOC121738235 gives MSSRGGSRQGGVEDEGGGSHGGGNRSSDEEFLAFYGDERSGEDNILEEVRNEGGSCEKEKQVRGKRSCGPQRGSARAGISVEELLGTESIPSMSESEIVASKRLFSELSGSDTEEIGVGSDRTVKAQTAKRGKTRGSTSRLSAARQELRERTKEAKEADFIASLEKRSFRKEVTVLDNPTPPGPLDLDVEVMGPEDLLRAGESNLQEILAIANKSTNLKGGYANKIKRATSTLRVVLDALGARTEAEETRRLKADNNRLQRELANLREEVRAYKREFEESRTEAVKAKSSPMSSEQLGILERNIARLVGSLVDRRLAGLEERLPPLAPIRPPLAADKKRAAQAQEKREVSLAPVASQARDASPVMPSNVTRRVVREDFPALPVRPEVRSAPAPAKPKKSKAKGSKKSNSGEPMDAGPSSSSESAVAAASASKEAPTTTATASEQPAAGWTEVVRRKAPKKKAPEPVKPAVKKPKVVMPRSTAVVVKLKPEAVSSGVTYSSVLQKAELSINLDDLGIGPLRIRQAATGARVIEIPGSTSHDKADTLAARLSEVLAGEVDVSRPVKCADFKITGLSDAATAESVKSAVAREGGCSPAQIWVGEIQRGLVGTGFARMSCPVTAAKKLVSLGSIAVGWSKVTLHLVNACPKHCFRCLGLGHFAALCPPSMKDRSNLCYRCGQPGHNASGCQVTKLKCAVCSDAGRPAEHVMGGRSCNPPPVRGKLPNTPRGVASPEAQMSE, from the coding sequence ATGTCTTCAAGAGGTGGAAGTAGACAGGGGGGAGTAGAAGATGAAGGGGGGGGATCTCATGGGGGGGGGAACAGGTCCTCTGATGAGGAATTCCTAGCCTTTTACGGCGATGAAAGGTCTGGGGAAGATAATATTTTGGAGGAAGTTAGGAATGAGGGGGGGAGTTGTGAGAAGGAGAAACAGGTTAGGGGGAAAAGGAGTTGTGGTCCTCAGAGGGGTTCTGCCCGAGCGGGCATATCTGTCGAGGAGCTTTTGGGGACGGAGTCAATACCGTCCATGTCGGAGTCGGAGATCGTTGCGAGTAAGCGACTTTTCTCGGAGCTTTCAGGCTCCGACACGGAGGAGATTGGTGTAGGGTCTGACAGGACCGTCAAGGCCCAGACGGCCAAACGAGGGAAGACTCGGGGTTCGACGAGCAGATTATCTGCTGCTCGTCAAGAACTCCGAGAAAGAACCAAGGAGGCTAAGGAGGCAGACTTTATTGCCTCTTTAGAGAAGAGGTCTTTTAGAAAGGAGGTGACGGTGTTGGACAATCCCACACCGCCAGGCCCTCTGGACCTTGATGTAGAGGTAATGGGACCGGAGGACTTGTTGCGTGCTGGTGAGAGTAATCTCCAAGAGATTCTTGCCATTGCCAACAAGTCCACCAACCTCAAAGGTGGCTACGCCAACAAAATTAAGCGGGCTACCTCCACTTTGAGGGTTGTTTTAGACGCGCTTGGGGCGCGTACCGAAGCAGAGGAGACTCGCCGTCTCAAAGCCGATAATAATCGGCTCCAACGAGAACTGGCGAATCTCCGCGAGGAAGTACGCGCTTACAAGCGCGAGTTTGAGGAGAGCCGTACCGAAGCAGTAAAGGCGAAGAGTTCTCCGATGTCCAGCGAACAGCTGGGCATTTTGGAGAGGAATATTGCCCGACTGGTGGGCAGTTTAGTTGACAGGCGTCTGGCGGGTCTAGAGGAGCGCTTGCCTCCTCTGGCTCCCATTCGCCCGCCCCTGGCTGCAGATAAAAAGAGGGCGGCCCAAGCCCAAGAAAAGAGGGAGGTCAGTCTGGCACCAGTTGCCTCACAGGCCCGCGATGCCTCACCGGTGATGCCGTCAAACGTGACTCGCCGTGTGGTTCGGGAGGATTTTCCGGCGCTTCCTGTGCGCCCAGAGGTTCGTTCGGCCCCTGCTCCAGCTAAGCCCAAAAAGAGTAAGGCTAAGGGGTCGAAGAAATCGAATTCCGGAGAACCAATGGACGCTGGCCCTTCTTCTTCGTCGGAGAGCGCCGTTGCTGCAGCGAGTGCCTCGAAAGAGGCACCCACAACAACCGCTACGGCATCGGAGCAGCCTGCGGCAGGGTGGACTGAGGTGGTGCGCCGAAAAGCGCCCAAGAAGAAGGCACCTGAGCCTGTAAAACCGGCAGTGAAGAAGCCCAAGGTCGTGATGCCGCGCTCCACAGCCGTAGTAGTAAAGCTGAAGCCGGAAGCGGTCAGCAGCGGTGTGACATACAGCTCCGTCTTGCAGAAGGCGGAGCTGTCAATCAACCTGGATGACCTTGGGATTGGACCCCTTCGCATTAGGCAGGCGGCTACGGGAGCCAGGGTCATTGAGATCCCTGGCTCCACCAGTCATGATAAGGCGGATACCTTGGCGGCTCGCCTGTCGGAGGTACTTGCTGGCGAGGTAGATGTTTCAAGGCCCGTGAAATGTGCTGATTTCAAAATCACGGGCCTCTCAGATGCTGCGACCGCAGAATCGGTAAAGTCTGCGGTCGCCAGAGAAGGTGGTTGTTCCCCCGCTCAAATTTGGGTGGGAGAAATTCAGCGGGGGTTAGTTGGCACTGGCTTTGCTCGAATGAGCTGCCCAGTGACGGCTGCTAAAAAATTGGTGTCACTGGGCAGCATTGCTGTAGGGTGGAGCAAAGTTACGCTCCACCTTGTCAATGCATGCCCCAAGCATTGCTTCCGGTGCTTGGGGTTGGGTCATTTCGCTGCGTTATGCCCCCCCTCGATGAAAGACCGTAGCAACTTATGCTATCGCTGCGGTCAGCCTGGGCATAACGCATCAGGATGTCAGGTGACCAAACTCAAATGTGCGGTCTGCTCGGATGCAGGCCGCCCAGCGGAACACGTGATGGGGGGTAGGTCTTGTAACCCCCCACCCGTTCGTGGTAAACTCCCCAACACCCCCAGGGGAGTGGCGTCGCCTGAGGCCCAAATGTCCGAGTAA